From the genome of Aspergillus oryzae RIB40 DNA, chromosome 4:
ttttacttattcttttatttattatttattttttatttttaattacCTAAAGGTCCCCCCCGTaattccttttcccctcttcccatCTTCTTTCCTTGGAACAATCTCTATTGTTAAAATAGTTGTTCCTCATCGCTTCCCatattcagcttcttctAGAGCTGAAGCCCCGCAGATCACGATGCGCCAGGGCATGCGGCCATTcttagcagcagcagcacaaGGTTTCGCAGCGTCTGCCAGCCCCGTTGCACGTCGTTCAGTCGTGCGCCCACGTGGTGGTATCGTTGGGCGGAGATGCTAGTTTCATCgccctcaccctcctccgcCCTTCGCCCTtcaccctcctctcctcccactcgccctcctccctctctctcgtctcctcctcttcctcgtcactCGTCGACGACTATTTCACATAGCCAGCATTATGAGCCTGCCGGTAACCCGACAGCTGCGCCCGGTAGTCACTTCTCTCCTCGTTCTTCCCGTGTGGCCATCGAAGAGCTTCGTTCAGCTCTAAATCGACACACCGTTGCATCGTCCCCTCCGGGGCCCTCAGGGGATCTCCCTCGCGGTCGCATGTCCGCTGGGCTGACCTCCCTTGGGGGCGGAAACAGCACTGCCGCGTCTACCGCTGAAAGCGCCGCCgcagccgccgccgccgccaatACCAACACAAATCCATCAGGTGCCCCTTGTTATACCCACAATAACAGCCCTCCTGCTGTAACTCAATCTCAGGCCTCCGCCCCCGCTCCCACACAACATCCCGTGGCCGCCTCAATGCCCGCGCCAAATAGCAACGGCGCAGGGTCTAATAAGCGTAACAGTCCGAACGACCCTATCGCTAATGGTGGGCTTACAAGCGGGATTGGGAGCACGGATTTGGAGGGCTCGCAATCGAAGCGGCTGCGTCCATCCAACCCCGCAGTCAAGTTGCTGCCGGCTCAATATGAACTCGCTGATCCTCGGGATATCGTTGTGCTAATCTCCAGCATGCTGATGGAACTCATTCGGTTCAATGACAAAATCCCgctccaccaaggtcgaCTGACTCGCTTTCACTCccgatctcctccacggaTTTCTGTCAATGACTATCTGCAGCGATTGACCACTCATGCTACACTTTCACCTCCAATCCTGCTGAGCATGGTGTATTATATCGACCGCCTTTGCGCTCTTTACCCAGCCTTTACCGTCTCCAGTCTTACCATTCACCGATTCCTCATTGCCAGTGCAACAGTTGCGAGCAAAGGACTGAGCGATAGTTTCTGGACGAATAAGACCTATGCTCGGGTGGGCGGTATCAGCATGACGGAGTTGGCTCTTCTTGAGTTAGAGTTTCTATTCCGCGTAGAGTGGCGCATTGTTCCTCAGCCGGAAGTGCTTGAGGACTACTACCAGAGTCTAGTTGAAAGATGTGAAGGATATGAGATCGTACGCGAAACTTGAAGGAGTGGATTTCATTGCAACAGATGCCATTCTATTTACTATTTGGTCGACCTTTAGATGGGGTTTGAGATTACTTGCATAGCACGCAGCAGTGTTGGTCACCGATTTTAAATTCTTATGAAGGGGATCGGCAATATCCCCTATTGTCTTAGTACATATTACGTTAAAAGAAAGGTACAGGCAGATGGCTGTGCTAATACATAACCCAACTGTGGTGGACGATCGGTTTTATTCATGTTTTCGGttcatttattttttgtttttcttgatcgcatcattttctttaACTATGTTTTCAGGCTGTATATCGCGCTATATTGGTGTTATTGTGACCGGCGTCAAGGAAGTACCTACTATAGCACTTGTAACTACCCTGAAACGATGTATGCATACCCGACGACTAAGGTGCTAAGTACTATTACTGGTGCAATCACAGTAGTGTTTTATCCAATCATGATCAGCTTGATCAACCCGAAGCCAATTTAGAATGATGACGTCCCCTCCCTGCCTCAGGCTATCAACAGGCTAGTCTCGAAACAGCTGAGGGTAGGGCTTAGGTCACAGGGTACAGGGTTGCTGCGATCCATGGAAACATGTTGATCTCGACTTCTCTATCAATCCTTCCCTCGATGGGACCCCGGCGATCAGAAACAATGCAATTTCTGCCGCTGCACGGTCAGAAAAATGTTGTGAACGAAATCTGTTAGCTCCCACACATTGTTATTCCCTGAGCGGCCCAGATTCTCCCTCGCTTAGCAAATTGATACCCCGCGATCCAAAGAAATATTCCAGGACATGTACGACTCAATGGACGTACAAGAGATACTTCGTGGCGTAGAGCCACTTTCTGGACAGGTTATCCCTGTTAGAACTGTTCAAGAGGCGCGGCCACGTGAAGAATTCGGTGGGTCAACCCCATTGCCAGGGTGGAAATTGGTTGTGCAATTAACAATTCCCAGCGGATGCCTATGTAGCAGAAATCAGCGTGAAAGGTGCTTCGAAAGTGATAAAGTGAGCTTTTTTGATACAATTACGACCTGAGCAGTGCATTGATTGGTAGCAAACAGGGCTTTGGATAGTGCCTTCCCTCGCGACCCTTCTCGTCCTCTGCACCATCTTCGACGCTTCGCAAAGCATACCCAGCTACCCGATGGCCTACGATCTACCCTTATAAAGGGAGAACCATCGATGCAGACAATTTTCACTCTGATTACACCTCCTTTACCCGAAGTGGAAACACTTCAGAAATTATTGGCTCCGTTTGCGCCACCATCAGAAATCCCGTCTGAGTCGACTCAGGGTGCAGGGAATATTGAACTCCAGTCTATTCGCGTCCCACTGGAGCCACCCTTGACGGTTGGGCAAGCCGAGAAATGGTCCAAAACCATGTGGCCCGTCGTCTTCAATCCTGCGACCCCTAGAGCGACCCTGGCACCACCTCCTCAAACCTTAACCCGTGTTCTCGACTCTATCAAGCCGAAGGCAGGACGCTATCTAGCCCTGGCGCGCAAGGTTGCCTATGAAGCAGAGAATTCTGGACTAGGACGCGGGGTTGGCGCAGTGGTTGTCGACCCAGAGCTCGAGGCTCACATTGGTGCGACCGACGAGGATGTAGGAATCCATTGGGCCGATGCTGTTGTGGCTGTTGCAGGTGATGTACGATACGCACGCCGAGAGGCCGGAGCAATGTCAGAGTCAGAACGACAGCTAGGTGCAGGGCCCAATCCCAATGTGGAGACGTATAATTCAGACGTAGAAGGCGGACCGGAGCTACACGCGCTAATGCGCGCAGCGGACTTGGTTGCTAATGCAAGACGTAAACAAGATGGAAACGAGTCCAACGAACAGATACCTTTAAATCGATTAGAGaagttttttctttctcaatcgGACGTCTCCGGTTCCGAGCCATTGGCGGATTCCGATGATTCGTCGCCCGTGCCGGGAAAGTATCAGAAAACAGATACCGGGGCCATCCCCAAATCTACCGACAGTTCTCAAGAGCCTCGACTTCGCTCGCGTGCTCAAGGCGGCTATCTCTGCACAGACCTTGACGTGTACTTGACGCATGAGCCTTGCCTTTGTTGCTCGAtgggccttcttctttcgcgCTTTCGGGCGATTATATTTCCCCGACAAGGACGGATGGTAACGGGAGGTCTGGCATCGGAACCTGTAATTGCACCAGCCGCAGTGTCGGACCCTGCCGACGAGGCGGACGAGACCTCTGAAACAACGCAGGATCAGGATCAGGACCAGCAGCAGTTAGGAGATAGAAAATCCATTGAGCACGCCGACCCCCAGGAAGGCCGGTTGTACTATGGATTGCACTGGCGGAAAGAGTTGAACTGGCGGGCCCTGGGGTTCGAGTTCGTCGAGGATGGAGTCACAGAGAAGAGTGCTGAGGAAGGCCTGGCCTTTCACGCATAACACTTACACGAGGCTAGAAAACACCATGTACTATATAGACCTCCGGGAACATGATCTATGAAATTGGGAAGCAGTGACTACATAGAACTTAGTTCCGATGACAATGACCGCTACATACAAAGGAAtgccgatttcttcttcgctatTTTAAACAAACTCCCAGGAACGAAGAACTCACAAGCCATGCAACCTCCCAATCCCAAGATCCAGCCCGGTCCATCACAGACCAACACACCCTCAAACAAGCGTCACGTAAATCTTAGCAATCCGCTGGTCCACATGAGCATAGGGCTTAATTttcttcccatcctcatccacctcctcctgATCCTTAATATTAAGCTGAGCAACGATCTCCCCCCGAAAGGGAGCAGGTGGATTCGACCAAACCCCAATAACAGCATCATGGAAGCACGGTATCTCAATGCCCTTGAACCCCTTCCTCGCCGCATCGCGCATCAACCAATGCGCCATCCGCTTCATCAGCCCGTGCCCTTCATAATCGGCCCTCGTCGAAGTCCCATTCCTCATCAATGTCCCCTCATGCGTCGTCACCTCACCCCGAGAATCGATCTCAACCAGACGTTGCATCATCTTGGGAAATAGAGGCAGCACCCCGAACAGCGGCTTCAACCGGTCGAGATCCAGCGGGTTGGATCCATTGTAGCTCATCGCGACCGAGACCAGTGGGAAGTCCATCTGTTCGACGAGTTGTTCGTTCGTTGCGGTCTCATCGTTTAGGTCCCAGTGCAGTTTACCCCCGGTTTGCTCGGACGAGGGGAGTTTGTACTTGTATTCTTTGTCGAAGACGCCGTAGGACAGGCCCGAGGCGATTTGGTGCGCGATTAGATACTCGCTGCTTAGGAAGCCTTGGTAAAGGCGCCTGGTCTTGTCCGTGGGGTAGATGTTGGGCCAGATTGGTGAGCAGAAGACATTGCTGTGGATGACGATTGCGTTGGCCCAGTCTTGGTGTTCGGGGCCGAGTTGGCGGATTTCAAATCGGGGGGTTAGAATGATGGGGGTTGACATGGTACAATGTTGAATATCCTTAATAAAGGAAGTAGGCTGGAGGAGGAGTTTGAGggtgttttcttgtttgcgGGGGGTCAAAAGAGGAGGGGCCAGGGTTGCACTGATCTTAGTCGTACTACTAATGTACTATCAAGTCCAGACTTGCCAGATTCCTGGACTTGGAGTGTAGAGGTGGTCCTAGGGTTTAATCCATAGGATACGAAGCAGAAGTCTACACCATCCaggtagaaaagaaagaaaaaaaaaaaaaaaaaaaagaaagaaagaaaaagaaaccattACAAGTACCATTCGCCTAATATGCATCAATCTTGCCATAGCCGTTGCTCGTCTCAGCCATAACAGCCCGTTGTAGAGCTAACATAGGTATGCCCAAGGCGCCCACCAATGTCCTGACACTGTCAAGATGAAAACattatattttttcttttctctttttcctcttttctctcttttcatcCATTAGCCATTGCCATATGTCCCATACGCGAGGAGTCCAGGCACGAGAAACCTCATGCATTAACTGGCTGTTTtcactctttctctcttctcttctcttttttctttttcttctttttgcataACTTAAAGATAGCACCCTCCTTTTTGTCATTAACTGCATTAAATATGCGTAACTTTCATGAGACAAAACCAAACGTAGTTGATTATTCAATTGCAGCCTCGTACGACAGCATCAAGAAGTGCAGCAGGTAACTAGATCACAGATCTAGCCACGTAGCTCTCGAGCGCGGcgcgaaagaaaaggaatttTACGAATAACAGGATCGTGTGGTGCGTTCTTAGCGACAGACATATACAAAATATCTAGTCGCTGGAGGAGAATATCCATGATCCTGGGTGCAACTTCCCGAATGTCCGCATCCTAGAGCATGTCAGCAAGATCTGTATACTGTTATAGTTTTGCACATACCATAGGATTTACTGTCTGCAGAACAACTTCCAGCCACTTGAGGCGTTCTGCAACATTTGTTTGTAGAGATGAGGTGACCGCAACTCCAACGGAAAGCGCCACAATAGGAGAGAGGCCGGTTAAGTAGGCCGGGTCtaagttgatgaagaggttGTCAAATAGGTCTGCCTGCTGGTTGGATTGAAGCCACTAGTTGCAGAACGATAAGCAATCTCCTCAAATAATGTTGAAATGAATACAAACCTTGACTGAACCCTCTTCAAATCTGCCTTGGCTCATCAACTGAGCAATCTCCGCTAGTTCCGCGTCCTCGGCAGACTGTGCCTCGCTAGGTGTAGCGGCCATGGCGCTTGTCGGCTGTTGCGAAGTTTGTCTGTCTCCTTCTTGCTGACCCACGGCACGATTAAGCCTCAAAACCTCATTCTGGAAACCAGTCTGCGCCGCGGCCAATGAAGCCACCGTGTCCGATAGACCACGGACAAGACTAGTGAGCTGGTCAATCTTAGCGGCATCATTCTGGCGTTGAACCTCGTATTGCTTGAGATGTGCCTGTAGTTGCTTCTCCATGTCGGACCCAGTCTTCTCTGCAATACGTGTAGAAAGGGTCTTGAAAGCTGGCGTGACCGTGCGTTGAACGGCCTTTGATATTTCGGCCTCAAGATCAGGCAAAAGCTTCTGACTTACGGCTTCCGACAGGGCCTTCACCATTTCAGGTTGCTGGACAGCACGGGAAACAGTGTCAGGTAGAGCCTGGCGCAGTTCACGAGGAAGGGTAACCCCCATCTGTTGACCGACAACATTGTCCAATTGTTTACCGACAGCTGCTGATGTTAGGTTTGCCAAAGCAGGTACCACTTCCAACTGGATGCTGTTCGAAACGATGCGTGCGAGATTCTTTTCGACGTTGTTAGAAAGAGTGTCAGAGACCAACCGCAAAACTTGGTCTTGCTTGGCCGCGGAAGCCGCATCCCAGCTGCGTCGCTCTTCGTCAAAGCGCTGATACAGTCCTTCAAGTTCCCGACCAAGGCTCTTGTTAAATTCAGCGGACACGCCGGTTTGCAATACCTCCACGTGTTTATTCCAGATGTCGCTTGGCTCAGCGCCGGTGACATTAACCGGTGCAGTATTGATCGTAGTCGATTTTGACACATCTCCATTAAGCTGTTCGCCAGCGGCCTGAGCCTGGGTCGCGGCTGCAAGGCCCTCACTTGAACTAGTGACGGAGGGAGCGTTCGcgtcttttgctttgtttggCGCTTCAACAGCAGTGGtacccttctttttcttcttcttttcgggcTTCTCCCCGGCAGTGGGGGGAGTTGTCGACTCAGCTGGCTCTTCAcctgccttcttctttggagcGGGCTTACTGGGAGACTGGGTCCGAGAAACAGCAGCACTAGCTGCGGCGCTGGCTTCGGCGCCCAGATCAGGGGTCTTCCTGGCAATCTCCTTAGGAGCTATCTTGGTTGGAGTGGGCGCAGCGTCACCATTGATGGAAGGATCGTCCGTAACATACGCCGGGAAAGTTTGAAGCTCGGAGATGTCAATAAGACCTTGTTCCAAGGCATTAACGGGTCGAATGATCTTGTTA
Proteins encoded in this window:
- the phoB gene encoding regulatory cyclin phoB (cyclin) — its product is MRQGMRPFLAAAAQGFAARAPTWWYRWAEMLVSSPSPSSALRPSPSSPPTRPPPSLSSPPLPRHSSTTISHSQHYEPAGNPTAAPGSHFSPRSSRVAIEELRSALNRHTVASSPPGPSGDLPRGRMSAGLTSLGGGNSTAASTAESAAAAAAAANTNTNPSGAPCYTHNNSPPAVTQSQASAPAPTQHPVAASMPAPNSNGAGSNKRNSPNDPIANGGLTSGIGSTDLEGSQSKRLRPSNPAVKLLPAQYELADPRDIVVLISSMLMELIRFNDKIPLHQGRLTRFHSRSPPRISVNDYLQRLTTHATLSPPILLSMVYYIDRLCALYPAFTVSSLTIHRFLIASATVASKGLSDSFWTNKTYARVGGISMTELALLELEFLFRVEWRIVPQPEVLEDYYQSLVERCEGYEIVRET
- a CDS encoding putative tRNA-specific adenosine-34 deaminase subunit Tad3 (predicted protein) — encoded protein: MYDSMDVQEILRGVEPLSGQVIPVRTVQEARPREEFGGSTPLPGWKLVVQLTIPSGCLCSRNQRERCFESDKGEPSMQTIFTLITPPLPEVETLQKLLAPFAPPSEIPSESTQGAGNIELQSIRVPLEPPLTVGQAEKWSKTMWPVVFNPATPRATLAPPPQTLTRVLDSIKPKAGRYLALARKVAYEAENSGLGRGVGAVVVDPELEAHIGATDEDVGIHWADAVVAVAGDVRYARREAGAMSESERQLGAGPNPNVETYNSDVEGGPELHALMRAADLVANARRKQDGNESNEQIPLNRLEKFFLSQSDVSGSEPLADSDDSSPVPGKYQKTDTGAIPKSTDSSQEPRLRSRAQGGYLCTDLDVYLTHEPCLCCSMGLLLSRFRAIIFPRQGRMVTGGLASEPVIAPAAVSDPADEADETSETTQDQDQDQQQLGDRKSIEHADPQEGRLYYGLHWRKELNWRALGFEFVEDGVTEKSAEEGLAFHA
- a CDS encoding uncharacterized protein (predicted protein); amino-acid sequence: MSTPIILTPRFEIRQLGPEHQDWANAIVIHSNVFCSPIWPNIYPTDKTRRLYQGFLSSEYLIAHQIASGLSYGVFDKEYKYKLPSSEQTGGKLHWDLNDETATNEQLVEQMDFPLVSVAMSYNGSNPLDLDRLKPLFGVLPLFPKMMQRLVEIDSRGEVTTHEGTLMRNGTSTRADYEGHGLMKRMAHWLMRDAARKGFKGIEIPCFHDAVIGVWSNPPAPFRGEIVAQLNIKDQEEVDEDGKKIKPYAHVDQRIAKIYVTLV